The following proteins are encoded in a genomic region of Bosea beijingensis:
- a CDS encoding methyl-accepting chemotaxis protein produces the protein MSKHPLRSSFAILTLGSLCNLGGLVVPAAGLWLHGASILIAIAGIVALIRAASALRNAATAMAEELSGQARTGLSSDTVPGWLAPLRNAVEHYRLAESRRAEERAAQNRTDETAAHDLVRSPALDAETGDRMRRLAQASERLRFDIGAVIGRAASISERAQQTGTAVLTVENEMDSASRAADTLIETSANMNSQVAQTRQIAAEAVDNARNANRTITNLTQASHRIGALIDVISDIARQTNLLALNATIEAARAGSAGRGFAVVASEVKALSAQTSATTIDARNQIQAMQSASREAVEAVATIADSINELEELAHVVDAAATSQREATLAIITRMTETAAGVGTMADALRSLGNEAGELNAAAEQTLQGARDMAEQAKALREALPIAAA, from the coding sequence TTGTCCAAGCACCCGCTCCGCTCCAGTTTCGCAATTCTGACGCTGGGCAGCTTGTGCAATCTCGGCGGGCTGGTCGTCCCCGCCGCCGGCCTCTGGCTGCATGGGGCGTCGATCCTGATCGCCATCGCCGGCATCGTCGCGCTGATCCGCGCGGCAAGCGCGCTGCGCAACGCGGCGACAGCCATGGCGGAAGAGCTGTCAGGGCAGGCGCGCACGGGCCTTTCCAGCGATACGGTGCCGGGCTGGCTCGCTCCGTTGCGCAATGCCGTCGAGCATTACCGGTTGGCCGAAAGCCGGCGAGCCGAAGAGCGTGCGGCGCAGAACCGGACCGACGAGACTGCAGCTCACGACCTTGTGCGGTCACCGGCTCTCGACGCCGAAACCGGAGACCGGATGCGCCGGCTCGCGCAGGCCTCCGAACGGCTGCGATTCGACATCGGCGCGGTCATCGGCCGCGCCGCGTCGATCAGCGAGCGGGCACAGCAGACCGGCACGGCCGTCCTCACCGTCGAGAACGAAATGGATTCCGCCTCAAGGGCGGCCGATACCCTGATCGAGACCTCCGCCAACATGAACTCGCAGGTGGCCCAGACCCGCCAGATCGCAGCCGAGGCGGTCGACAACGCCCGCAACGCCAATCGGACGATCACCAATCTCACCCAGGCCTCGCACCGGATCGGCGCACTGATCGACGTGATCAGCGACATCGCCCGCCAGACCAACCTGCTCGCCCTCAACGCGACGATCGAGGCGGCGCGCGCAGGCTCGGCGGGGCGAGGTTTCGCCGTCGTCGCCAGCGAGGTGAAGGCACTGTCCGCCCAGACCAGCGCGACCACGATCGACGCGCGCAACCAGATCCAGGCGATGCAGTCGGCCAGCCGCGAGGCCGTCGAGGCTGTCGCGACCATCGCCGATTCCATCAACGAGCTCGAGGAGCTCGCCCATGTGGTCGACGCCGCCGCCACGAGCCAGCGGGAGGCGACGCTCGCCATCATCACGCGCATGACCGAGACGGCGGCCGGCGTCGGCACGATGGCGGACGCCCTGCGCAGCCTCGGCAACGAAGCAGGGGAACTGAACGCCGCGGCCGAGCAGACGCTTCAAGGCGC
- a CDS encoding aminotransferase class I/II-fold pyridoxal phosphate-dependent enzyme: protein MITDEKLPGAALTGSMRDFRVPGGADLERRVGNFFKWQNLRRQNGLWPFSRATDFGPRTEVLATDDRGINMEGVNFASQDYLSMSSHPAVKETALAAIERYGVHSAGSAALVGNTTHSVALERKIADFLQMEDCLLYPTGWGAGYGVIRGLVRSSDHIVMDALAHTCLQEGANAATRNIYLFRHLDLAHCRRWLEKIRSTDTENGIMVVTEGLFSMDSDTPDIAAMQELCNEFNATLMVDVAHDLGALGPGGRGHIGAQDMLGKVDIVMGSFSKTFASNGGFVAVKERPVKEYLRFYSPTTTFSNAMSPVNAAIVLKAFEIIETDEGQVLRDELMANVLELRRQVREAGLDYYGDPSAIVAVKMGSEGLARLVSRELPELGLLANLVEYPAVGKGAARFRMQVMAKHTRQNVTDAVQRIVAARAKAEIALATMEAGRPALRAVA from the coding sequence ATGATCACGGACGAGAAGCTGCCGGGTGCGGCGCTGACAGGAAGCATGCGCGATTTCCGGGTGCCGGGCGGTGCCGACCTGGAGCGGCGCGTCGGCAATTTCTTCAAGTGGCAGAACCTGCGGCGCCAGAACGGCCTCTGGCCGTTCTCCCGGGCGACCGATTTCGGGCCGCGCACCGAAGTCCTTGCCACCGACGATCGCGGCATCAACATGGAAGGCGTGAACTTCGCCTCGCAGGACTATCTCAGCATGTCCTCGCATCCCGCCGTCAAGGAGACGGCGCTGGCGGCGATCGAGCGCTACGGCGTCCATAGTGCCGGCTCGGCCGCGCTCGTCGGCAACACCACGCATTCGGTCGCGCTGGAGCGCAAGATCGCCGACTTCCTGCAGATGGAAGATTGCCTGCTCTATCCGACGGGTTGGGGCGCCGGCTACGGCGTGATCCGCGGCTTGGTGCGCTCCTCCGACCATATCGTCATGGACGCGCTGGCCCATACCTGCCTGCAGGAAGGCGCCAACGCCGCCACCCGCAACATCTACCTGTTCCGCCATCTCGATCTCGCCCATTGCCGGCGCTGGCTGGAGAAGATTCGCTCCACCGATACCGAGAACGGCATCATGGTGGTGACCGAGGGCCTGTTCTCGATGGACTCCGACACGCCCGACATCGCGGCGATGCAGGAGCTCTGCAACGAATTCAACGCCACGCTGATGGTCGACGTCGCCCATGACCTGGGTGCGCTCGGACCGGGCGGTCGCGGCCATATCGGCGCGCAGGACATGCTCGGCAAGGTCGACATCGTGATGGGCTCGTTCTCGAAGACCTTCGCCTCGAATGGCGGCTTCGTCGCGGTCAAGGAGCGGCCGGTCAAGGAATACCTGCGCTTCTACAGCCCGACCACGACGTTCTCGAATGCGATGTCGCCGGTCAATGCCGCGATCGTCCTCAAGGCCTTCGAGATCATCGAGACCGACGAAGGCCAGGTCCTGCGTGACGAGCTGATGGCCAATGTCCTGGAGCTGCGGCGCCAGGTCCGTGAAGCCGGGCTCGATTACTATGGCGATCCTTCGGCCATCGTCGCGGTGAAGATGGGCTCGGAAGGCCTCGCGCGCCTGGTCAGCCGGGAGCTGCCGGAACTCGGCCTGCTCGCCAACCTCGTCGAGTATCCCGCCGTCGGCAAGGGTGCTGCGCGCTTCCGCATGCAGGTCATGGCGAAGCACACCCGCCAGAACGTCACCGACGCGGTGCAGCGCATCGTGGCCGCCAGGGCCAAGGCCGAGATCGCGCTCGCGACGATGGAAGCCGGTCGTCCGGCTCTGCGGGCGGTGGCTTGA